In Eubalaena glacialis isolate mEubGla1 chromosome 4, mEubGla1.1.hap2.+ XY, whole genome shotgun sequence, one DNA window encodes the following:
- the PURA gene encoding transcriptional activator protein Pur-alpha translates to MADRDSGSEQGGAALGSGGSLGHPGSGSGSGGGGGGGGGGGGGSGGGGGGAPGGLQHETQELASKRVDIQNKRFYLDVKQNAKGRFLKIAEVGAGGNKSRLTLSMSVAVEFRDYLGDFIEHYAQLGPSQPPDLAQAQDEPRRALKSEFLVRENRKYYMDLKENQRGRFLRIRQTVNRGPGLGSTQGQTIALPAQGLIEFRDALAKLIDDYGVEEEPAELPEGTSLTVDNKRFFFDVGSNKYGVFMRVSEVKPTYRNSITVPYKVWAKFGHTFCKYSEEMKKIQEKQREKRAACEQLHQQQQQQQEETAAATLLLQGEEEGEED, encoded by the coding sequence ATGGCGGACCGAGACAGCGGCAGCGAGCAGGGTGGTGCGGCGCTGGGCTCGGGCGGCTCCCTGGGGCACCCGGGCTCGGGCTCGGGCTCCGGCGGGGGCGGTggtggcggcgggggcggcggcggcggcagtggcggcggcggcggcggggccccgGGGGGGCTGCAGCACGAGACGCAGGAGCTGGCCTCCAAGCGGGTGGACATCCAGAACAAGCGCTTCTACCTGGACGTGAAGCAGAACGCCAAGGGCCGCTTCCTGAAGATCGCTGAGGTGGGCGCGGGCGGCAACAAGAGCCGCCTCACTCTCTCCATGTCAGTGGCCGTGGAGTTCCGCGACTACCTGGGCGACTTCATCGAGCACTACGCGCAGCTGGGCCCCAGCCAGCCGCCCGACCTGGCCCAGGCGCAGGACGAGCCGCGCCGGGCGCTCAAGAGCGAGTTCCTGGTGCGCGAGAACCGCAAGTACTACATGGATCTCAAGGAGAACCAGCGCGGCCGCTTCCTGCGCATCCGCCAGACGGTCAACCGGGGGCCCGGCCTGGGCTCCACGCAGGGCCAGACCATTGCACTGCCCGCACAGGGGCTCATCGAGTTCCGCGACGCTCTGGCCAAGCTCATCGACGACTACGGAGTGGAGGAGGAGCCGGCCGAGCTGCCCGAGGGCACCTCCTTGACTGTGGACAACAAGCGCTTCTTCTTCGATGTGGGCTCCAACAAGTACGGCGTGTTTATGCGAGTGAGCGAGGTGAAGCCCACCTACCGCAACTCCATCACCGTGCCCTACAAGGTGTGGGCCAAGTTCGGACACACCTTCTGCAAGTACTCGGAGGAGATGAAGAAGATTcaagagaagcagagggagaagCGAGCTGCCTGTGAGCAGctccaccagcagcagcagcagcagcaggaggagaCCGCCGCTGCCACCCTGCTACTGCAGGGtgaggaagaaggggaagaagattGA
- the IGIP gene encoding IgA-inducing protein homolog — protein MCSYYHMKKLSVSGCNITILAVMFSHLSAGNSPCGNQANVLCISRLEFVQYQS, from the coding sequence atgtgcagttattATCACATGAAGAAGCTCAGTGTGTCGGGCTGTAATATAACCATACTTGCTGTCATGTTCTCCCATCTCAGTGCTGGGAACTCACCATGTGGAAACCAAGCAAATGTGTTGTGCATCAGCCGGCTTGAGTTTGTTCAATATCAAAGCTGA